A region of Polyangiaceae bacterium DNA encodes the following proteins:
- a CDS encoding TIGR04563 family protein → MNDKDTLGKNNEASKSDKRKQSLYFPESMLQEIKEEANRLDRSLSWVVQRAWKLARLDIKKLPSVNEVGDADEDLGD, encoded by the coding sequence ATGAACGACAAAGACACGCTGGGGAAAAACAACGAGGCGTCGAAGTCCGACAAGCGCAAGCAAAGCCTCTACTTTCCGGAGTCGATGCTCCAGGAGATCAAAGAGGAGGCCAATCGCCTCGACCGCTCGCTTTCGTGGGTGGTGCAGCGTGCGTGGAAGCTCGCTCGGCTCGACATCAAGAAGTTGCCGAGCGTGAACGAAGTGGGCGACGCAGACGAGGATCTCGGCGATTGA
- a CDS encoding 3-isopropylmalate dehydratase translates to MPIPRRTSVRAQGRILFLTEDADLLKKQLVGGSLEGKPEELPLINNISTDELTPGWVCYYYDETLARYCLVGLRGGHIERDAIKNGGFSVIVSGRSKGCGSSRETAPYSEREAGIQIVVARNIEKIYGQNCQNIGLLTTTDFSILDRIRSGEEISISEFTRGLDPISRDVVEYGGLFTYNKARLAGEVSPPEITTAPRPMTLCEKIIAAHAIVDAKTGKIGVPAVRPGDALFVRTDVRFSHEYVTPMAESLFRAGFGADAEVSEPESVYAFRDHLTFLDLIMPEAHRKLGLKEQAASLATVQEAFTKKHRVKLYGEVERDGKTVGSEAICHNKIIEEIALPGHIVAGTDSHTCMAGALGCFAFGVGSTDMANAWLTRDIRVAVPQSARFNLRGKLRPGVTAKDVMLHLLSQPFWKSGDGIGKVLEFAGDGVRAMGMDERATLTNMAVEAGGFTGIIEADDVTVDYLVHQRGLDEAAVRARIVRADEGAEYVATFEVDLGAIEPMVATPGDPRNGIPLKSLEETSGGEVKINIAYGGSCTGGKKADMDMYAAVLRRALEQGRRVAEGVHLYIQFGSQDIRRYAEKNGYIEIFEKAGAELVDPSCGACIKAGPGVSFTPNEVTVSAINRNFPGRSGPGKVYLASPLVVASSAIAGKISAEFL, encoded by the coding sequence ATGCCCATCCCGCGACGCACCTCCGTCCGCGCCCAAGGACGAATTCTTTTCCTTACCGAAGATGCCGACCTGCTCAAAAAACAGCTCGTCGGAGGTTCGCTCGAGGGCAAACCCGAAGAGCTACCGCTCATCAACAACATCTCGACCGATGAGCTGACGCCCGGATGGGTCTGCTACTACTACGACGAAACGCTCGCTCGGTACTGTCTCGTGGGGCTGCGAGGCGGGCACATCGAGCGTGATGCGATCAAGAACGGTGGCTTCAGCGTCATCGTGAGCGGGCGGTCGAAGGGGTGTGGTTCGTCGCGTGAAACTGCGCCGTATTCCGAGCGCGAAGCGGGGATTCAGATCGTCGTCGCGCGGAACATCGAGAAGATCTACGGACAAAATTGCCAGAACATCGGGCTGCTCACGACGACCGATTTCTCCATCTTGGATCGCATCCGAAGTGGGGAAGAGATTTCCATCAGCGAGTTCACGCGGGGGCTCGATCCGATCAGCCGTGACGTCGTCGAGTACGGAGGGCTGTTCACGTACAACAAGGCGCGTTTGGCAGGCGAAGTGTCGCCGCCGGAGATCACGACGGCGCCGAGGCCGATGACGTTGTGCGAGAAGATCATCGCGGCGCATGCGATCGTGGATGCGAAGACGGGCAAGATCGGCGTGCCCGCGGTTCGTCCGGGCGATGCGCTCTTCGTGCGTACGGACGTGCGGTTCTCACACGAGTACGTGACGCCGATGGCCGAATCGCTGTTTCGCGCGGGTTTCGGGGCGGATGCGGAGGTGTCGGAGCCGGAGAGCGTGTACGCGTTTCGCGATCACCTGACGTTCCTCGATCTGATCATGCCCGAAGCGCACAGAAAGCTTGGGCTGAAGGAGCAAGCCGCATCGCTCGCGACGGTGCAGGAAGCGTTCACGAAGAAGCATCGGGTGAAGCTGTACGGCGAAGTGGAACGAGACGGGAAAACCGTGGGCTCCGAGGCGATTTGTCACAACAAGATCATCGAGGAGATCGCGCTGCCGGGGCACATCGTTGCGGGCACGGATTCGCATACGTGCATGGCTGGAGCGCTGGGGTGTTTTGCGTTCGGCGTGGGTTCGACGGACATGGCGAATGCGTGGTTGACGCGTGACATCCGGGTCGCGGTGCCGCAGTCGGCGCGGTTCAACTTGCGCGGCAAGCTTCGTCCGGGCGTGACGGCGAAAGACGTGATGCTGCACCTGCTTTCGCAGCCGTTTTGGAAGAGCGGTGATGGCATTGGCAAGGTGCTGGAGTTTGCGGGCGATGGCGTACGAGCGATGGGCATGGATGAACGTGCGACGCTCACGAACATGGCGGTCGAAGCGGGCGGGTTCACGGGGATCATCGAAGCGGACGACGTGACGGTGGATTACTTGGTGCACCAACGAGGACTCGATGAAGCGGCGGTGCGAGCGCGCATCGTGCGAGCGGACGAAGGGGCCGAGTACGTCGCGACGTTCGAGGTGGACTTGGGCGCGATCGAGCCGATGGTGGCAACGCCTGGGGATCCTCGCAATGGCATTCCATTGAAGTCGCTCGAGGAGACGTCTGGCGGGGAAGTGAAAATCAACATTGCGTACGGTGGTTCGTGCACGGGTGGCAAGAAGGCGGACATGGACATGTACGCGGCGGTCTTGCGTCGGGCGCTGGAGCAAGGTCGGCGCGTGGCTGAAGGCGTGCACCTTTACATTCAATTCGGTTCGCAGGACATTCGGCGTTATGCCGAGAAAAACGGATACATCGAAATATTCGAGAAAGCCGGAGCGGAGCTCGTGGACCCGTCGTGTGGTGCATGCATCAAGGCAGGGCCGGGCGTGTCGTTCACGCCGAACGAGGTGACGGTATCGGCGATCAATCGGAACTTTCCGGGGCGGTCGGGACCGGGGAAGGTGTATTTGGCGAGCCCGCTGGTGGTGGCGTCGAGCGCGATTGCGGGAAAGATATCGGCGGAGTTTTTGTGA
- a CDS encoding FAD-dependent oxidoreductase, translated as MLVSGALREGASLLDRFRMIRSARTPVAILGAGLTGLSTSHHLGRAGLPHRIFERAGFAGGHAITIEDHGYRFDRTGHLLHLRDADLRAFALGFLGDDVFEVDRRSMIWSHGTYTRYPFQANTFGLPPDVAYECLMGFVRAHFAPPGPEPQNFEEFCLKHFGEGISKHFMIPYNTRLWGVSPKDITAAWCSRFVPLPKLEDVLAGAVGKKAPELGYNAKFVYPRLGIGELPKAMAASLPVPLELERAPLAIDPFAREIIFEHETVPYDVLVSTIPLPVLIGLLHGIPDVVTQAARRLRCTHLYYLDVALDGPCGQPLHWVYVPEEKYPFYRVGCYSNFSGYMAPPGKANLYVELSDRSEPDLETLLPLVADGLLEMGIIDSPKQIRFMRPRRIDHAYVIFDHAYFSSLEAILPFLEKNRIVTTGRYGGWNYSSMEDALRFGRDAASRASVLHGSVASSET; from the coding sequence ATGCTAGTGTCCGGCGCCCTGCGTGAGGGCGCTTCGCTGCTCGATCGTTTCCGCATGATTCGTTCCGCTCGTACCCCCGTTGCAATTCTCGGCGCAGGCCTCACGGGTCTATCGACGTCGCATCATCTCGGGCGCGCGGGCCTTCCACATCGCATCTTCGAGCGAGCTGGATTTGCAGGTGGTCATGCGATCACGATCGAAGATCATGGTTACCGATTCGATCGCACGGGGCATCTTTTGCATCTGCGCGATGCGGACTTGCGCGCCTTTGCGCTTGGGTTTCTCGGCGACGATGTGTTCGAAGTCGACCGGCGTTCGATGATTTGGTCGCATGGGACGTACACGCGGTATCCGTTTCAAGCGAACACGTTTGGACTTCCGCCCGATGTTGCGTACGAATGTTTGATGGGGTTTGTCCGCGCGCATTTTGCGCCGCCGGGTCCCGAGCCGCAAAATTTCGAAGAATTTTGTTTGAAGCATTTTGGCGAGGGAATCAGCAAACATTTCATGATTCCGTACAACACGCGTCTTTGGGGGGTTTCTCCGAAAGACATCACGGCCGCGTGGTGTTCGCGATTCGTGCCGCTTCCGAAGCTCGAAGACGTGCTTGCGGGAGCGGTGGGAAAAAAGGCGCCGGAATTGGGCTACAATGCGAAATTCGTGTATCCGCGTCTCGGCATTGGCGAGCTTCCAAAGGCGATGGCGGCGTCGCTTCCGGTGCCGCTCGAGCTCGAACGGGCGCCATTGGCGATCGACCCATTTGCGCGGGAAATCATATTTGAGCATGAAACGGTGCCGTACGACGTGCTCGTGTCGACGATTCCGCTTCCCGTATTGATTGGTCTTTTGCATGGCATTCCGGATGTCGTGACGCAGGCGGCGCGCCGGCTTCGGTGCACGCACTTGTATTACCTCGACGTGGCGCTCGATGGGCCGTGCGGGCAGCCACTTCATTGGGTGTACGTGCCAGAAGAAAAATATCCGTTTTACCGAGTCGGATGTTATTCGAACTTTTCCGGATACATGGCGCCACCGGGCAAGGCCAATTTGTACGTCGAGCTTTCGGATCGGAGCGAACCGGACCTCGAAACGCTCTTGCCGCTCGTGGCCGACGGGCTTTTGGAGATGGGGATCATCGATTCGCCCAAACAGATTCGATTCATGCGTCCGCGTCGCATTGATCACGCGTACGTGATTTTCGATCACGCTTACTTTTCGTCGCTCGAAGCGATCCTTCCGTTTTTGGAGAAAAACCGTATCGTCACGACGGGGCGTTATGGTGGTTGGAATTATTCGTCGATGGAGGATGCTTTGCGTTTTGGTCGCGATGCGGCCAGTCGTGCAAGCGTGCTTCATGGCTCCGTCGCGTCGTCCGAGACCTGA
- a CDS encoding glycosyltransferase family 2 protein has translation MADSSKESTPRISIVIPVYNEEAILHAAIVDLRERLRPFGWAYEIVLAENGSHDRTLEIAAELAEKFPEVRYFSFGMPNYGGALRKGILEVARGEIVICDEIDLCDADFHRRAVDILSSGKTDLVIGSKLVAGADDHRPLARHAASLFYNGLLRVTLGFQGTDTHGLKAFVREPLLPIAQACVVDKDVFASEFVIRAYRAGLAIQEIPVRVMEKRPPSINLVKRVPNVMKNLIKLTWAIRIKG, from the coding sequence ATGGCAGACAGCAGCAAAGAAAGCACGCCGCGCATTTCGATCGTGATTCCCGTGTACAACGAGGAAGCGATTTTGCATGCGGCCATCGTGGATTTGCGTGAACGTTTGCGTCCTTTTGGTTGGGCTTACGAAATCGTGCTCGCCGAAAATGGTTCGCATGATCGAACGTTGGAAATAGCCGCCGAGCTTGCGGAAAAGTTCCCCGAGGTTCGTTATTTTTCCTTTGGAATGCCCAATTATGGCGGCGCATTACGCAAGGGCATTTTGGAAGTGGCGCGCGGCGAAATCGTCATTTGTGACGAAATCGACCTTTGCGATGCCGATTTTCATCGCCGCGCGGTCGACATTCTTTCGTCGGGAAAAACCGATTTGGTGATTGGCTCGAAGCTCGTTGCGGGGGCCGACGATCACCGGCCGCTGGCCCGGCACGCCGCGAGCCTCTTTTACAATGGCCTCTTGCGCGTGACGCTGGGTTTCCAAGGCACCGACACGCATGGGCTCAAAGCGTTCGTGCGTGAGCCGCTCTTGCCGATTGCGCAGGCGTGTGTGGTGGACAAGGACGTTTTTGCGAGCGAATTCGTGATTCGGGCGTACCGCGCGGGGTTGGCCATTCAAGAGATCCCCGTGCGGGTGATGGAAAAACGTCCGCCGTCCATCAACTTGGTCAAGCGCGTGCCCAACGTGATGAAGAACCTCATCAAGCTCACGTGGGCCATTCGAATCAAGGGGTGA
- a CDS encoding hydralysin-2 has translation MAVKEALSFSDLVALSSSPDSVREAFKKHYNKTPDGISVNSETYFDAVKPAITERYGHPCYKTLGDVTYVEGPSEDGVSAIVGTQYAVNNSDQPAQITLAVNGSWSETTTVESSVTVGMKFSSEIGLEGVFKSGMEFSTSITAGQSSSKSVARGSEASVTVTLPPKSRQRVDIVATMRKQSMAFSAPIRVQGMFGANFPDRVNGHYFWFLSAHEVLHKTEGVLKGKISNTAAFETHTTVGPIEKLNG, from the coding sequence ATGGCCGTCAAAGAAGCTCTCTCATTCAGCGATCTCGTTGCCCTCAGCTCCAGCCCGGACAGCGTGCGCGAAGCGTTCAAAAAACACTACAACAAAACGCCCGACGGGATTTCCGTCAATTCGGAGACGTATTTCGATGCAGTAAAACCCGCCATTACCGAGCGATATGGGCACCCTTGCTACAAGACGCTCGGCGATGTCACGTACGTCGAAGGCCCGTCCGAAGACGGCGTGTCGGCGATCGTCGGTACGCAATATGCCGTGAACAACAGCGATCAGCCGGCCCAGATCACGCTCGCGGTGAACGGGTCCTGGTCGGAAACGACGACGGTGGAGTCGTCGGTCACCGTGGGAATGAAATTCAGCTCGGAAATCGGCCTGGAAGGCGTCTTCAAGTCCGGAATGGAGTTTTCGACGTCGATTACAGCAGGCCAGTCGTCCTCGAAATCCGTCGCACGAGGTTCGGAGGCGAGCGTTACCGTGACATTACCTCCGAAAAGCAGGCAGCGAGTGGATATCGTCGCCACCATGAGGAAGCAGTCGATGGCGTTCAGCGCGCCCATTCGCGTTCAAGGAATGTTCGGCGCGAATTTTCCCGATCGCGTGAATGGACACTACTTCTGGTTCCTCTCGGCCCATGAAGTGCTGCACAAGACGGAAGGGGTCCTCAAAGGAAAAATCTCGAATACCGCCGCATTCGAGACGCATACCACCGTCGGCCCCATCGAAAAGCTCAACGGCTAG
- a CDS encoding caspase family protein has translation MTTKRRARALLIGVEKYENLGPEKQLRAGRNDVLAFWKVCRRLGFAPENIRMLTSPKLEVEDITWAEQELRTELPEYTGKSDDDIAARVASWFPPNDKAKVCLDEATRDNIMAGVGWLAERRENSNEKPVDRILTYSGHGARIEENDKTVLALCPSDLVEDQSKTYLSIDAFKEALKDVDDNMTVVLDCCFAQNAGARGVPRGAHQVATLALGASNVPVTIDASDNGPRVFCASGPTESSYQAMLGGYWYSAFTWAFTVALEQWRIVSGGGNTRHSTVSHTELLFRARMLLEALSFPQHPVLLDQRNNMPVFGQVDSEEAIAEPNRDQRNGQLDPSCYDGTGHFVEYMFYDGAENSHKWVAHVIATSAHFSESQKERTGMEAGVEYWKINGDSLVTSELGDMTVKKVTCGKENDLPAFYANAAHFHCGVTAHWTDNSTDQKYKESYHRGFDINVSKNASGQWTGQMKYYMQSHDTALFREIKDGKTNWYHTRTNKPGKKCEIKIG, from the coding sequence GTGACGACGAAGCGACGTGCCCGCGCCTTGTTGATTGGCGTAGAAAAATACGAAAACCTCGGCCCTGAGAAGCAACTTCGCGCAGGCCGCAATGATGTGCTCGCATTTTGGAAGGTTTGTCGGCGGCTCGGGTTTGCCCCCGAAAACATCCGAATGCTGACGAGCCCCAAGCTCGAGGTAGAAGACATCACTTGGGCCGAGCAGGAGCTCCGAACCGAGCTGCCGGAGTATACGGGAAAATCCGACGACGACATCGCAGCGCGGGTCGCGAGCTGGTTTCCTCCCAACGACAAGGCAAAGGTTTGTCTCGACGAAGCAACGCGTGACAACATCATGGCCGGCGTGGGGTGGCTCGCGGAGCGCCGAGAGAATTCGAACGAAAAGCCCGTTGATCGCATTTTGACGTATTCGGGGCACGGGGCGCGTATCGAAGAAAACGACAAGACCGTGCTTGCGTTGTGTCCGAGTGACTTGGTAGAGGATCAAAGCAAAACGTATCTTTCCATCGACGCGTTCAAAGAAGCGCTGAAAGACGTGGATGACAACATGACCGTCGTCCTCGATTGCTGTTTCGCGCAGAATGCGGGCGCGCGCGGCGTTCCGCGTGGAGCTCATCAGGTCGCGACACTCGCGCTCGGTGCATCGAACGTGCCCGTGACGATCGACGCAAGTGACAATGGACCTCGGGTGTTCTGCGCGTCCGGGCCAACTGAGTCATCGTACCAAGCGATGCTTGGCGGGTATTGGTACAGCGCCTTCACGTGGGCGTTCACGGTGGCATTGGAGCAATGGCGTATCGTCTCTGGTGGAGGCAATACGCGCCACAGCACCGTTTCGCATACGGAGCTGCTTTTCCGAGCGCGCATGTTGCTCGAAGCGCTGTCGTTTCCGCAGCATCCGGTGCTGCTCGACCAGCGCAACAACATGCCGGTATTTGGCCAGGTGGATTCGGAGGAGGCGATTGCGGAGCCGAATCGGGACCAAAGGAATGGGCAGCTCGATCCGTCGTGTTATGATGGTACGGGCCACTTCGTAGAGTATATGTTTTACGATGGGGCAGAAAACTCCCACAAATGGGTGGCGCACGTCATTGCAACCAGCGCGCACTTCTCCGAGTCGCAAAAGGAGCGGACGGGAATGGAAGCCGGCGTGGAATATTGGAAAATTAATGGCGACAGTCTCGTGACGAGCGAGTTGGGGGATATGACCGTCAAGAAAGTCACATGCGGCAAGGAGAACGATCTTCCTGCATTCTACGCGAATGCCGCACACTTTCATTGTGGTGTCACGGCTCATTGGACAGACAACTCCACCGACCAGAAGTACAAGGAGTCCTATCACCGCGGCTTCGATATCAACGTGAGCAAGAACGCGTCAGGCCAATGGACGGGGCAGATGAAGTACTACATGCAGTCTCATGACACGGCATTGTTCCGCGAAATCAAGGATGGAAAGACCAACTGGTATCATACACGAACGAATAAGCCTGGTAAGAAATGCGAAATCAAGATCGGATAA
- a CDS encoding SUMF1/EgtB/PvdO family nonheme iron enzyme, which yields MNGLHEDATVDVVDAEGDTVNVVVSGVVVHADAARPVLPGRYEDLGEIARGAFGEVRRVRDTLLDRVVAMKVLHAEHADVEHVRRRFLTEVRITAQLQHPGIVAVHDRGELSDGRLWFTMKEIRGRTLHEVIDELHDASDARGFGTTTSGWTFRRLVDAFTRIVQAVAYAHRQGIVHRDLKPENLMVGEFGEVLVMDWGLARRVGPTESPAGGVFQDDQTPGLTQHGDILGTPAYMSPEQARGALALHGPASDVYALGAVLYCLLAGKPPYEGASSRDVLMAVLRGPPKAVRDAARMPLPNELCVICEHAMHRDITERFPNAASLWNELVAWLDGVRLREQALEALAQARTYEPEITRLRSEENLARGKARALQNDLRPFDPVEKKRPAWDLEDEASRLGRMAALAETKWLEAVHGALSIDPRLPEAHLLLSDHYRNRLVEAELEHRDEDAARAEELLRIHDQGKHAAFLRGDGRLTLVTDPPGAEVFVDRYVLQDRRLVAMPEGLLGQTPLVEVPLQRGSYLLRLRAPSRAEVRYPVLIERDGHWDGVAPGDREPFPIYLPNENELGPDDVYVPAGYSWIGGDPEAADGLPRRRVWLDGFVMRRFPVTAGEYLDFLNDLVENDRVAEAMQRCPRTHQALLEQGVERAFLRDASGRFSLPPDREGFRWRRDWPVVVVDWFDAMAYASWLSARTEKPWRLPNELEREKAARGVDGRFLPWGNHMDPTFANVVDTSAAEATRGSVFDQPFDESVYGVRGLAGNTRDWCINLWKHEGPSIVQNRATLDEAARDDPDFRVIKGGSWSTTMVQSRAAARFGGRPAIRRPVVGFRLVRRLR from the coding sequence ATGAACGGATTGCATGAGGACGCAACGGTCGACGTCGTCGATGCGGAAGGGGATACCGTCAACGTCGTCGTAAGCGGCGTCGTCGTCCACGCCGACGCAGCACGGCCCGTTTTGCCGGGTCGTTACGAAGACCTCGGCGAGATTGCACGTGGCGCTTTCGGCGAGGTTCGTCGAGTGCGCGACACGCTCCTCGATCGCGTGGTCGCGATGAAGGTTTTGCATGCCGAACATGCCGACGTGGAGCACGTTCGGCGGCGATTTTTGACCGAAGTTCGAATCACGGCGCAGCTTCAGCATCCGGGAATCGTTGCCGTTCACGATCGCGGCGAACTTTCCGACGGGCGCTTGTGGTTCACGATGAAAGAAATTCGTGGACGAACGTTGCACGAGGTCATCGATGAGCTTCACGACGCTTCCGATGCTCGAGGGTTTGGCACGACGACCTCGGGCTGGACGTTTCGGCGTCTCGTCGATGCATTCACGCGTATCGTACAAGCCGTCGCTTACGCGCACCGTCAAGGCATCGTGCATCGCGATTTGAAACCGGAAAACCTGATGGTGGGCGAGTTCGGCGAAGTGCTCGTGATGGATTGGGGTTTGGCGCGGCGAGTCGGTCCGACGGAAAGTCCCGCCGGCGGAGTTTTTCAGGACGATCAGACCCCGGGGCTCACGCAGCACGGCGACATTCTGGGCACGCCTGCGTACATGTCGCCCGAGCAAGCGCGCGGGGCGCTCGCGCTGCACGGTCCCGCGAGCGACGTGTATGCATTGGGGGCAGTATTGTATTGCTTGCTCGCGGGAAAACCGCCGTATGAAGGCGCGTCGTCGCGAGATGTGCTGATGGCCGTCTTGAGGGGTCCGCCCAAAGCCGTGCGGGATGCGGCGCGAATGCCCCTGCCAAACGAATTGTGTGTCATTTGTGAACACGCGATGCACCGAGACATTACGGAACGATTCCCCAACGCGGCGTCATTGTGGAATGAGCTCGTCGCGTGGCTCGATGGCGTGCGTCTCCGCGAACAGGCGCTCGAAGCGTTGGCGCAAGCTCGAACGTACGAGCCGGAAATCACGCGTCTACGTTCCGAGGAAAACCTGGCGCGAGGCAAAGCGCGCGCCTTGCAAAATGATTTGCGTCCGTTCGATCCGGTGGAAAAGAAGCGTCCGGCGTGGGATTTGGAGGACGAAGCGTCGCGTTTGGGGCGCATGGCGGCATTGGCGGAAACGAAATGGCTCGAAGCCGTACACGGGGCATTGAGTATCGACCCGCGATTGCCCGAAGCACATCTTTTGTTGTCGGATCATTATCGTAATCGGTTGGTGGAAGCGGAATTGGAGCATCGTGATGAAGATGCAGCGCGCGCCGAAGAATTGTTACGCATTCATGATCAGGGAAAACACGCAGCGTTTCTGCGCGGCGATGGGCGATTGACGCTCGTGACGGATCCTCCAGGCGCCGAGGTATTCGTCGATCGATACGTTTTACAAGACAGACGTTTGGTAGCGATGCCCGAGGGACTCCTCGGACAAACGCCACTCGTGGAAGTGCCCTTACAGCGCGGCAGTTATCTATTGCGTTTGCGAGCGCCGAGCCGCGCGGAAGTGCGGTATCCGGTGCTCATCGAACGGGACGGGCATTGGGATGGAGTTGCGCCTGGAGATCGCGAACCATTTCCGATTTACCTGCCAAACGAGAACGAGCTCGGGCCGGACGATGTGTACGTGCCGGCGGGGTATTCGTGGATTGGCGGGGATCCGGAAGCAGCGGATGGTTTACCTAGGCGGCGGGTGTGGCTTGATGGATTCGTGATGCGGCGTTTTCCGGTGACGGCGGGAGAATATCTCGATTTTCTCAACGATCTCGTAGAAAATGATCGCGTTGCCGAGGCAATGCAGCGTTGCCCCCGCACCCACCAAGCGCTGTTGGAACAAGGCGTCGAAAGGGCTTTTCTTCGTGATGCATCCGGGCGCTTTTCCTTGCCCCCTGATCGAGAAGGCTTCCGCTGGCGCCGTGATTGGCCCGTCGTGGTCGTCGATTGGTTCGACGCCATGGCGTACGCGTCCTGGTTGTCGGCACGCACGGAAAAACCATGGCGCTTGCCGAATGAGCTGGAACGCGAAAAAGCCGCACGTGGCGTGGATGGTCGATTCTTGCCGTGGGGCAATCACATGGACCCGACATTTGCAAATGTCGTCGATACGAGCGCCGCTGAAGCCACACGCGGCAGCGTTTTTGACCAACCGTTCGATGAATCTGTTTACGGAGTGCGAGGCTTGGCGGGAAATACTCGAGATTGGTGTATCAATCTCTGGAAACACGAAGGACCGAGCATCGTTCAGAACCGCGCGACACTGGACGAAGCCGCGCGCGACGATCCAGATTTTCGCGTCATCAAGGGTGGATCGTGGTCGACCACAATGGTCCAAAGTCGAGCTGCAGCACGATTCGGCGGCCGCCCAGCGATTCGTCGTCCGGTGGTGGGATTTCGATTGGTTCGTCGTTTACGCTGA
- a CDS encoding sigma-54-dependent Fis family transcriptional regulator: MGRLASTMDVGTADSVAGARANEPLVLALMIAWLPAEPERIGEVALFDDGGGARILGRGAPEQGGTERVVFYRQRPGLIERMPPLSSPGLSREQLRIRVDRGKLQIERIGKCILEFDGRRVDKCLVAPGDSLLLKGQLLLHCTLRPRKFELLHTASLECAPVFGAPDAHGIVGESAAVWRLRDQLAWMAKADGHTLLLGGSGSGKELCARAVHALSARARGPFVARNAATIPAGIVDAELFGNVKNYPNPGMTERPGLIGSADGGTLFLDEIGELPQNLQANLLRVLDEGGEYHNLGGTTTKRSNFRLLGATNRDPESLKHDLAARLVLRIAVPGLDERREDIPMLVRHLLRRAMTKSPDAVARFFTTNTNGLPEPNIRASLVEKLMAHAYTTNIRELDALLWRAMSTSAGTVIEWPEDAPAPNAAASTPTDHVNDELPPEMTEPVKEPSEAEVRESLAVHDGNIVRAAKALGLSSRYVLYRLMRKYGIESA, translated from the coding sequence GTGGGCAGACTTGCTTCGACCATGGATGTTGGCACTGCGGACAGCGTTGCAGGGGCGCGTGCGAACGAGCCGCTGGTCCTTGCGCTCATGATTGCATGGTTACCGGCGGAGCCCGAGCGTATTGGAGAAGTGGCGCTTTTCGATGACGGCGGTGGGGCGCGCATTCTTGGGCGCGGCGCGCCCGAACAGGGTGGAACCGAGCGTGTCGTGTTTTACCGGCAGCGCCCGGGATTGATCGAACGTATGCCGCCGCTTTCGAGTCCTGGTTTGTCGCGGGAACAACTGCGTATTCGTGTCGATCGCGGAAAACTGCAGATCGAAAGAATTGGTAAATGTATTTTGGAATTCGATGGACGACGCGTCGACAAGTGTTTGGTCGCTCCAGGTGATTCCTTGCTCCTCAAAGGACAGCTTTTGCTCCATTGCACGTTGCGGCCGCGGAAGTTCGAACTGCTGCACACGGCATCGCTCGAGTGCGCGCCCGTATTCGGCGCGCCGGATGCGCACGGTATCGTCGGAGAAAGCGCGGCCGTATGGCGACTTCGGGATCAGCTTGCTTGGATGGCCAAAGCCGACGGGCACACGCTCTTGCTTGGAGGCAGTGGTTCGGGCAAAGAGCTTTGTGCGCGCGCCGTGCATGCATTGTCCGCTCGTGCTCGTGGACCTTTCGTTGCTCGAAATGCCGCGACCATTCCAGCGGGCATCGTCGATGCGGAGCTTTTTGGCAACGTAAAGAATTATCCCAATCCAGGCATGACCGAGAGGCCGGGGCTCATTGGCTCGGCTGATGGCGGGACGCTTTTTTTGGACGAAATTGGCGAATTACCGCAAAACCTTCAGGCCAATCTATTGCGTGTGCTCGACGAAGGAGGCGAATACCACAACCTCGGCGGAACGACGACGAAACGATCGAATTTTCGTCTGCTTGGCGCGACAAACCGCGATCCTGAAAGCTTGAAACACGACTTGGCGGCTCGTCTCGTTTTGCGTATTGCCGTGCCGGGATTGGATGAAAGACGGGAAGACATACCGATGCTCGTGCGGCATTTGTTGCGCCGTGCAATGACGAAAAGCCCCGATGCGGTGGCGCGGTTTTTTACGACGAACACAAATGGTTTGCCCGAGCCGAACATTCGGGCGAGCCTCGTCGAAAAGCTGATGGCGCATGCTTACACGACCAACATTCGCGAGCTCGATGCGTTGCTCTGGCGGGCGATGTCGACGAGTGCCGGCACCGTGATCGAATGGCCCGAGGACGCACCCGCACCCAATGCAGCCGCGTCCACGCCGACGGATCATGTCAATGACGAGCTGCCGCCCGAAATGACGGAACCGGTGAAAGAGCCTTCCGAAGCCGAGGTGCGCGAGAGCTTGGCCGTGCATGACGGAAACATCGTGCGGGCAGCCAAGGCGCTTGGTTTGTCGAGTAGGTACGTGCTCTATCGATTGATGCGGAAATACGGAATCGAGTCCGCGTAG